The Streptomyces pactum genome contains a region encoding:
- a CDS encoding SpoIIE family protein phosphatase, with protein MVSEGAAERESRTPRAKGALRAIASGPDPDERLRRVLEQALVFAGASFTALYTPGENRELLCLAESVGVPRTLYGVRDSYPAAGGSPVADAHRGGRPVWLGPEEFAGSAESRRVPSSGFSLAAVPVRGNGGGCLLALTERPEGFDADDRACLQLIADAVTSPVPAAAGEGDALQPGAFTLAMDTGRVEIGDDILRLFGLAPGEFDGKVETLLGLTVPEDLPSLMSVTEADHMSIGDRELEFRVLQPTGPPKWLRLSGRLLPGGEGRPARLVGTVADASTLRPDVTDVARIQRLAAALATAGTVRDVSHAVVAALRKPLRADRIALAELENDRLVVTVLDPPEPESWPELWRLEWRTEWPDAPVRAMPTLAAALREGRARIWPAGTGGDLEPALADVGPGGLAVLPLPAGGRMAGACLIGWDTPHDFGPDERALLTASAGLAGQALMRAHAFDAEHELVGMLQRQLLPRRLPKLPGAVAVARYLPSTAGLELGGDWYDVIPLPDHHVALVIGDVQGHSAGAATLMGQMRTALRAYAVEGHPPDVVVSHANRLLMDMESDLFATCVYVDLDMEAGSAWCVRAGHPPPVLRHSDGTTEIAEVEGGPPLGVMTQADFPMSPLGLRPGTLIGLTTDGLVESHDADIDEGMHRFAHALAASDPAHLGLVADALLGNARRSDDVALLLVRYDGMALRPLRESWSVWRLPEAVRHARRFTRRTLRSWGVPDDDIDGVLLIVSELVTNALVHTDGKVRLDLTLISGRLRLAVADASPRTPAKPTSIGWEATGGRGILLVEAMSAAWGTLPVSGGKQVWSEVQVGG; from the coding sequence GTGGTCAGTGAGGGCGCTGCGGAACGCGAATCGAGAACGCCGCGTGCCAAGGGTGCCCTGAGGGCGATCGCGTCCGGCCCGGACCCGGACGAGCGGCTGCGCCGCGTCCTCGAACAGGCGCTGGTCTTCGCGGGTGCCTCCTTCACCGCCCTCTACACACCCGGCGAGAACCGAGAGCTGCTCTGCCTGGCCGAATCGGTCGGCGTGCCGCGAACCCTGTACGGCGTGCGCGACAGCTATCCCGCCGCCGGCGGTTCCCCGGTCGCCGACGCCCACCGGGGCGGGAGGCCGGTGTGGCTCGGGCCCGAGGAGTTCGCCGGATCGGCCGAGTCGCGCCGCGTGCCGTCGAGCGGTTTCTCCCTCGCCGCCGTTCCCGTGCGCGGCAACGGCGGCGGGTGCCTGCTCGCCCTGACCGAACGCCCCGAGGGATTCGACGCCGACGACCGCGCCTGCCTCCAACTGATCGCCGACGCCGTGACCTCCCCCGTCCCGGCCGCGGCCGGCGAGGGCGACGCGCTGCAGCCGGGTGCCTTCACCCTGGCCATGGACACCGGCCGGGTCGAGATCGGTGACGACATCCTGCGACTGTTCGGTCTCGCTCCGGGCGAGTTCGACGGCAAGGTCGAGACGCTGCTCGGACTGACCGTGCCCGAGGACCTTCCCTCGCTGATGTCGGTGACGGAGGCCGACCACATGTCCATCGGCGATCGCGAGCTGGAGTTCCGGGTGCTCCAGCCCACCGGCCCGCCGAAGTGGCTCCGGCTGAGCGGGCGCCTGCTGCCCGGCGGCGAGGGCAGGCCGGCCCGCCTCGTCGGTACCGTCGCCGACGCCTCCACCCTGCGCCCCGACGTGACGGACGTGGCCCGCATCCAGCGTCTGGCCGCCGCGCTGGCCACCGCCGGCACCGTCCGCGACGTCAGCCACGCCGTGGTCGCCGCGCTGCGCAAGCCGTTGCGCGCCGACCGGATCGCGCTGGCCGAGCTGGAGAACGACCGGCTCGTCGTCACCGTCCTGGACCCGCCCGAGCCCGAGTCCTGGCCCGAGCTGTGGCGGCTGGAGTGGCGCACCGAGTGGCCCGACGCGCCCGTTCGGGCCATGCCCACCCTCGCCGCCGCACTGCGCGAGGGCCGGGCCCGGATCTGGCCCGCCGGCACCGGCGGCGACCTGGAACCCGCCCTCGCCGACGTCGGCCCCGGCGGCCTCGCCGTGCTGCCGCTGCCCGCCGGCGGGCGGATGGCCGGTGCCTGTCTCATCGGCTGGGACACCCCGCACGACTTCGGCCCCGACGAACGCGCCCTGCTCACCGCCTCCGCCGGCCTCGCCGGGCAGGCTCTGATGCGCGCCCACGCCTTCGACGCCGAGCACGAGCTCGTCGGCATGCTCCAGCGCCAACTGCTGCCGCGCCGCCTGCCCAAACTGCCCGGCGCGGTCGCCGTCGCCCGCTACCTGCCCAGCACGGCCGGACTGGAGCTGGGCGGCGACTGGTACGACGTGATCCCGCTGCCCGACCACCACGTCGCCCTCGTCATCGGCGACGTCCAGGGCCACAGCGCCGGCGCCGCCACCCTCATGGGCCAGATGCGCACGGCCCTGCGCGCCTACGCCGTCGAGGGCCATCCCCCGGACGTGGTGGTCTCCCACGCCAACCGGCTGCTGATGGACATGGAGAGCGACCTCTTCGCCACCTGCGTCTACGTCGACCTCGACATGGAGGCGGGTTCCGCCTGGTGCGTCCGGGCCGGTCATCCGCCGCCGGTACTGCGTCACTCCGACGGCACGACGGAGATCGCGGAGGTGGAGGGCGGCCCGCCGCTGGGCGTGATGACCCAGGCCGACTTCCCGATGAGCCCGCTCGGGCTGCGGCCCGGCACGCTGATCGGCCTCACCACGGACGGCCTCGTGGAGTCCCACGACGCCGACATCGACGAGGGCATGCACCGGTTCGCGCACGCCCTGGCCGCCTCCGACCCCGCCCACCTCGGGCTCGTCGCCGACGCCCTGCTCGGCAACGCCCGCCGCAGCGACGACGTCGCCCTGCTCCTGGTGCGCTACGACGGCATGGCCCTGCGCCCGCTGCGGGAGAGCTGGTCGGTGTGGCGGCTGCCCGAGGCCGTGCGGCACGCCCGCCGCTTCACCCGCCGCACCCTGCGCTCCTGGGGGGTGCCGGACGACGACATCGACGGCGTCCTCCTGATCGTCTCCGAACTGGTCACCAACGCCCTGGTGCACACCGACGGCAAGGTCCGCCTCGACCTCACCCTGATCAGCGGCCGGCTGCGCCTCGCGGTCGCCGACGCCTCGCCCCGGACGCCCGCCAAGCCGACCAGCATCGGCTGGGAGGCGACGGGCGGACGCGGCATCCTCCTGGTCGAGGCGATGTCGGCGGCGTGGGGGACGCTGCCGGTCAGCGGGGGCAAGCAGGTCTGGAGCGAGGTCCAGGTGGGCGGCTGA
- a CDS encoding S1 family peptidase, whose protein sequence is MSHKRIPKRRAAMAAGGVVALGAAAILLPNANASQDGGSSDDAAAAPRTLKAGDASDLASQLAGLLGDAFAGSYYDAGEQQLVVNVVPGDNNQVIVQAKKAGAEVREVDNSMGELRTGARTLKSEATIPGTSWAIDPRTNKIRVTADSTVTGAEWDRLESTVDSLGSGMATITKSTGTFKTFVSGGDAIFGGGARCSLGFNVTAGDGSPAFLTAGHCGVADDQWSDAQGGQPIATVDQAVFPGEGDFALVRYDDPATEAPSEVNLGNQTIQISQAAEATVGQQVFRMGSTTGLADGQVLGLDATVNYPEGTVTGLIQTDVCAEPGDSGGSLFTQDGLAIGLTSGGSGDCAVGGETFFQPVTTALEAVGATLGGDAAGGAGDGAGGEEAGAGDQAGGEEAGAGDQAGGEEAGGGDAVGGGDEPGGEQDGAGGAGTGAGGAGDGTGVGGGDGSGLTG, encoded by the coding sequence TTGAGTCACAAGCGAATCCCGAAGCGCAGGGCCGCGATGGCGGCAGGCGGTGTGGTGGCGCTCGGCGCGGCCGCCATCCTGCTGCCGAACGCCAACGCCTCGCAGGACGGCGGGTCCTCGGACGACGCCGCGGCGGCGCCGAGGACACTGAAGGCGGGGGACGCCTCGGATCTCGCCTCGCAGCTCGCCGGCCTGCTCGGCGACGCCTTCGCCGGCTCCTACTACGACGCAGGCGAGCAGCAGCTCGTCGTCAACGTCGTACCCGGTGACAACAACCAGGTCATCGTGCAGGCGAAGAAGGCGGGCGCGGAGGTCCGCGAGGTCGACAACAGCATGGGCGAGCTGCGGACCGGCGCGCGGACGCTGAAGTCCGAGGCGACCATCCCGGGCACCTCGTGGGCGATCGACCCGCGCACCAACAAGATTCGGGTGACCGCCGACAGCACCGTCACCGGCGCCGAGTGGGACCGGCTGGAGTCCACCGTCGACAGCCTCGGCTCCGGCATGGCGACCATCACGAAGTCCACCGGCACCTTCAAGACCTTCGTGTCGGGCGGCGACGCCATCTTCGGCGGCGGCGCGCGCTGCTCACTGGGCTTCAACGTCACCGCGGGCGACGGCTCTCCCGCCTTCCTGACGGCCGGTCACTGCGGCGTCGCGGACGACCAGTGGTCCGACGCGCAGGGCGGGCAGCCGATCGCCACCGTCGACCAGGCGGTCTTCCCCGGCGAGGGCGACTTCGCGCTCGTCAGGTACGACGACCCGGCGACCGAGGCGCCGAGCGAGGTCAACCTCGGGAACCAGACCATCCAGATCAGTCAGGCCGCGGAGGCGACGGTCGGTCAGCAGGTCTTCCGCATGGGCAGCACGACCGGACTGGCCGACGGGCAGGTCCTCGGCCTGGACGCCACCGTCAACTACCCCGAGGGGACGGTCACCGGCCTCATCCAGACCGACGTGTGCGCCGAACCCGGCGACAGCGGCGGCTCCCTCTTCACCCAGGACGGCCTCGCGATAGGTCTGACCTCGGGCGGCAGCGGCGACTGCGCGGTCGGCGGCGAGACCTTCTTCCAGCCGGTCACCACGGCTCTGGAGGCCGTCGGCGCCACCCTGGGCGGCGACGCGGCGGGCGGCGCGGGCGACGGGGCCGGCGGCGAGGAGGCCGGCGCGGGCGACCAGGCGGGCGGCGAGGAGGCCGGCGCCGGTGACCAGGCCGGCGGAGAAGAGGCCGGGGGCGGCGACGCCGTCGGCGGGGGTGACGAGCCGGGCGGCGAGCAGGACGGCGCCGGCGGAGCCGGTACCGGTGCCGGGGGTGCCGGTGACGGCACGGGCGTGGGCGGCGGGGACGGCTCCGGCCTGACCGGCTGA
- a CDS encoding PP2C family protein-serine/threonine phosphatase: MSDDRPPSPAPPAARESGGQPVLSLALASMMEEVHAHSGAVYLLGADPPLLEMAVMAGLPRAFAAPWERVALHAPIPVADAVRERRLVWVGDGEEMARRYPRVAVVLPYPFALVALPVATESTTYGAVFLTWPGTRPAELSDREREQLTAACARLALRLERATAASLPIQPEPDLLAAPVVGGVPGTLGSLEAVRMVGRLPYGLCSLDLHGRVGFANPAAAELMDIPVSRLLGTHLWTSVPWLNDPVYEDRYRAALLSQQTTSFVALRPPGDWLSFRLYPTRTGLSVRISRARGVSRPGPAEPVPDEAAPPRLVTISQVVSLTGALSEAVGVRDVVQLIADEIAPTVGSQGLIVLASRAGRLHVLGHRGYPDPFTAERFDGTPLTERIPSAQVLRTGVPAFFESWDQLERLYPARRGTHDGFAAWAFLPLIASGRTVGTCVLAYERPHSFTTEERAILTSLAGLVAQALDRALIYDAKHRLAHGLQEALLPHSLPELSGIEAAARYLPATRGMDIGGDFYDLVPARGGAAAVIGDVQGHNVTAAGLMGQVRTAVRAYTAVGQTPEEVVRSTNRLLIDLGTELFASALYLRLDPGRGRAVLARAGHPPPLLRRPDGRVGVLEVPGGPLLGIDPSAEYPRTEVALAPGSLLVLYTDGLVESPDVDFEDALADLAHRLSEAGDLALDELADHLVRHEADAGERLDDIALMLLRARD; encoded by the coding sequence GTGTCCGACGATCGGCCGCCGTCACCGGCGCCCCCCGCCGCGAGGGAATCGGGCGGCCAACCGGTGCTGTCGCTGGCGCTGGCCTCGATGATGGAGGAGGTCCACGCGCACTCCGGGGCCGTGTACCTGCTCGGCGCGGATCCCCCGTTGCTGGAGATGGCGGTGATGGCGGGGCTGCCGAGGGCGTTCGCGGCGCCCTGGGAACGGGTCGCCCTGCACGCGCCGATCCCGGTGGCGGACGCCGTACGTGAGCGACGGCTGGTCTGGGTCGGCGACGGGGAGGAGATGGCCCGGCGCTACCCTCGCGTCGCCGTGGTCCTGCCCTACCCGTTCGCCCTGGTCGCGCTGCCCGTCGCGACCGAGTCCACGACGTACGGCGCGGTCTTCCTGACCTGGCCCGGTACCCGCCCCGCGGAGCTGTCCGACCGTGAGCGCGAGCAGTTGACGGCGGCCTGCGCACGGCTCGCGCTCCGCCTGGAGCGGGCGACCGCGGCGAGCCTGCCCATACAACCCGAACCCGATCTGCTGGCCGCCCCGGTGGTGGGGGGCGTGCCGGGCACTCTCGGTTCACTGGAGGCCGTGCGGATGGTGGGCCGCCTGCCCTACGGCCTGTGCTCCCTGGACCTGCACGGCCGGGTCGGCTTCGCCAATCCGGCGGCTGCCGAGCTCATGGACATACCGGTCAGCAGGCTGCTGGGCACCCACCTGTGGACGTCCGTGCCGTGGCTGAACGACCCGGTCTACGAAGACCGGTACCGGGCCGCGCTGCTCAGCCAGCAGACGACCTCCTTCGTCGCGCTGCGCCCGCCCGGCGACTGGCTGTCGTTCCGGCTGTACCCGACCAGGACCGGGCTCAGCGTCCGCATCAGCCGGGCGCGGGGCGTGTCGCGGCCGGGTCCGGCCGAGCCGGTGCCGGACGAGGCCGCGCCGCCCCGGCTGGTGACCATCTCGCAGGTGGTCAGTCTGACGGGCGCGCTGTCCGAGGCGGTGGGCGTGCGGGACGTGGTGCAGTTGATCGCGGACGAGATCGCCCCGACCGTGGGCAGCCAGGGTCTGATCGTCCTCGCCTCGCGGGCGGGGCGGCTGCACGTCCTGGGGCACCGGGGATATCCGGACCCGTTCACCGCGGAACGCTTCGACGGCACGCCGCTCACCGAGCGGATCCCGAGCGCGCAGGTCCTGCGGACGGGGGTGCCCGCCTTCTTCGAGTCCTGGGACCAACTGGAGCGGCTGTACCCGGCGCGACGTGGTACGCACGACGGCTTCGCGGCCTGGGCCTTCCTGCCGCTGATCGCCTCGGGCAGGACGGTCGGCACCTGCGTGCTCGCCTACGAGCGGCCGCACTCCTTCACGACGGAGGAGCGGGCGATCCTGACCAGCCTGGCCGGGCTGGTCGCGCAGGCCCTGGACCGGGCCCTGATCTACGACGCGAAACACCGGCTGGCACACGGACTGCAGGAGGCCCTGCTGCCGCACTCGCTGCCCGAGTTGTCCGGCATCGAGGCCGCCGCGCGCTATCTGCCCGCCACCCGGGGCATGGACATCGGCGGAGACTTCTACGACCTGGTACCGGCCCGGGGCGGGGCGGCCGCGGTGATCGGGGACGTCCAGGGCCACAACGTGACGGCGGCCGGGCTCATGGGACAGGTCCGCACCGCGGTCCGCGCGTACACGGCCGTCGGCCAGACGCCCGAGGAGGTGGTGCGCAGCACCAACCGGCTGCTGATCGACCTGGGCACCGAACTGTTCGCCAGCGCGCTGTACCTGCGGCTCGACCCGGGGCGCGGGCGGGCGGTGCTGGCCCGCGCGGGTCACCCGCCGCCTCTGCTGCGCCGTCCGGACGGGCGGGTGGGGGTGCTGGAGGTTCCCGGCGGGCCCCTGCTGGGCATCGACCCCTCGGCCGAGTATCCCCGCACGGAGGTCGCCCTCGCCCCCGGCTCCCTGCTCGTCCTCTACACCGACGGCCTGGTGGAGTCCCCCGACGTCGATTTCGAGGACGCCCTCGCCGACCTGGCACACCGGCTGTCCGAGGCCGGGGACCTGGCTCTGGACGAGCTCGCCGACCACCTGGTGCGGCACGAGGCGGACGCGGGAGAACGCCTCGACGACATCGCACTGATGCTGCTGCGAGCTCGGGACTGA
- a CDS encoding CBS domain-containing protein, translated as MTQYVRDIMTGDPVTVEPQTSVTAVARIMRDRDLGAVLVTDGDRLRGLVTDRDLVVRSVAEGGDPEQTTVAGACSDEVVTVRPDDELNHAVELMREHAVRRVPVVDDGRPVGIVSLGDLAMERDPESALGDISVARPNP; from the coding sequence ATGACCCAGTACGTCCGCGACATCATGACCGGCGACCCGGTGACGGTGGAGCCGCAGACCTCTGTCACCGCGGTGGCCCGCATCATGCGCGACCGGGATCTGGGCGCCGTGCTGGTCACCGACGGCGACCGACTGCGCGGACTGGTCACCGACCGTGACCTGGTGGTCCGGTCCGTCGCGGAGGGCGGCGACCCGGAGCAGACCACCGTGGCCGGCGCGTGCAGCGACGAGGTGGTGACCGTACGGCCCGACGACGAGCTGAACCACGCCGTCGAGCTGATGCGCGAGCACGCCGTACGCCGGGTCCCGGTCGTCGACGACGGGCGCCCCGTCGGCATCGTCTCCCTCGGCGACCTGGCCATGGAGCGCGACCCGGAGTCGGCGCTGGGCGACATCAGTGTGGCCAGGCCGAACCCGTAG